TGGCCACGGGCCGGCCGCGGCCTGGCTCTTCCCCAAGCCCCGGAATTTCAGCGCCGGTCTGTTCAAAATTCAATCGACACCGGCTGGCTCCCTTCCATCCGATGAAGACCTCTACGAAAGCATTACCCGCGGACTCGGAGGAAGCTCGATGCCCGGCTTCACGTATCTCAGCGAGAAAGAGCGCCGGGATGTCGTGCAGTATGTGAAGCACCTCACGGCTGAGATTGGGCCGGACGGCAAGCGAATCAACAAATTCGAGCAAGCCAAAGCGCAAGATCAAATTGCGCCGTCGATTCCAGTGCCGCCCGAGCCGCCGCTGACCTTGGATTCGATTACGCGGGGTCAAGAGTTCTTCACGCGTTTGCAGTGCGCCGCCTGTCACGGGGAAACCGGCGCCGGAGACGGGCCGTCGGCCCCCACATTGAAGGATCGCGAAGGCATCCCGGTCATCCCTCGGGACTTCAACACCGGAGCCTTTCGCGGCGGGGCCGCGGGGCGCGACCTTTATTTGCGCATCGCCGTCGGGCTGGCGGGCACGCCGATGCTCGGATTCCCGGACGACGTGCTCAAACCGGACGAGCGCTGGGATCTCGTTCATTACGTTCAGTCGCTGCGCCGGAAAGACATGGAGGTAAACGACATTCTGGCGCCGGAGAACGGGTTGATCAAGGTGTCGAAATCGAGGAAGGCGTTGCCGCTCGATCCAACCCACCCGGATTGGGAACGAGTCGAGGCGGCGCGTGTGCCGTTGAATCCGCTCTGGCCCGAACCCGACCCGATCCCCGCCGTAGCCGTCCGCACGCTCCACGACGGCAAGCAAATCGCCATCTTGCTCCAGTGGCGGGATGCGATTGCCAATGGCGCGCCAGTGCGCGTGCAGGACTTCCAAGATGCCGCCGCGCTGCAATTCTCGCTGAACGGGACAACGCCATTTCTCGGAATGGGCGACCCGAAAAATCCAGTCAACGTCTGGCAATGGAAAGCCGGCTGGCAGGCGGAAATCGACGGCCAACGCGAAGACGTCCACACCGAATACGCCTCGATGCACGTCGATGTCTATCCAGAAACCACGGCGCTTTACCGCACCGCCGAAGCCGCGGGAAACCTTCTCGCCCGCATTCATTCTTCGCCCATTGAAGATGCCACCGCATGGGGCTTCGGGACCATGAAATCTCAATCGCTCAAAGGCCAAAACGTCCGGGGCAAAGGCGTGTGGCGTGACGGATTCTGGAACGTGCTCTGCGTCCGCGAACTGAAGTCCAAAGAGGCGGAGGACGTGAAATTCACGCCGGGCAAACCCGTGCCCGTCGCGTTCGCCATCTGGAATGGCCAGCAGCGCGACCGGAACGGGCGGAAGGTGATCAGCAACTGGTTCCAACTCGTTCTGGAATGACGAAGGCCGAGATCTGAATGACCAAGCCCGAAATCCGAATGACGAAGGAATTCCGAATGCCTCAATCTGAAATCAGCCCGGTGCCAACGAGGTATGGCCCTTCGGGATTTGGATTTAGTCGTTCTTTCGTCATTCGTCGTTGGACATTAATTCAGTCGCTGGGGCCGTGGGCGATCATGAAAGCAACCGGACGGTGTCCGCTCCATTTCCCCTCACCCTGGCCGTCTCCCCAAGGAGAGGGAATCACGGTTCGCACCGCGGGCCAACCGCGACGCGGCATTGGCGCCCAGCGCGGAACCCACTCCCTCTCCCCAAGGGAGAGGAACGGGGTGCGGGGGAAGGTGACGATCGAACCACCGGCGCG
Above is a genomic segment from Verrucomicrobiota bacterium containing:
- a CDS encoding c-type cytochrome — protein: MRALAQTMQGNRQSFESEKVHCLIGIKAGGLLRRYLPPLMRIDTLLVCLAVSGVSATAAAAQGNRSPAPANGADLNPTLRSGQAVYDQHCAACHNANGDGHGPAAAWLFPKPRNFSAGLFKIQSTPAGSLPSDEDLYESITRGLGGSSMPGFTYLSEKERRDVVQYVKHLTAEIGPDGKRINKFEQAKAQDQIAPSIPVPPEPPLTLDSITRGQEFFTRLQCAACHGETGAGDGPSAPTLKDREGIPVIPRDFNTGAFRGGAAGRDLYLRIAVGLAGTPMLGFPDDVLKPDERWDLVHYVQSLRRKDMEVNDILAPENGLIKVSKSRKALPLDPTHPDWERVEAARVPLNPLWPEPDPIPAVAVRTLHDGKQIAILLQWRDAIANGAPVRVQDFQDAAALQFSLNGTTPFLGMGDPKNPVNVWQWKAGWQAEIDGQREDVHTEYASMHVDVYPETTALYRTAEAAGNLLARIHSSPIEDATAWGFGTMKSQSLKGQNVRGKGVWRDGFWNVLCVRELKSKEAEDVKFTPGKPVPVAFAIWNGQQRDRNGRKVISNWFQLVLE